The proteins below come from a single Esox lucius isolate fEsoLuc1 chromosome 7, fEsoLuc1.pri, whole genome shotgun sequence genomic window:
- the LOC105024606 gene encoding cornifelin homolog B-like — translation MTSFVIKQPGPIMESKESNQWSSGICDCTNDMAGCCFACWCGPCHACLHSREYGECLCLPLLDMFGFVPPITMSMRVSMRQRYGIKGTFCNDCVHATCCRACVWCQMSREMKGRKIPVVLTRARNTMLP, via the exons ATGACTTCATTCGTCATCAAGCAGCCTGGTCCCATCATGGAGTCAAAGGAATCTAACCAGTGGAGTTCTGGAATCTGTGACTGCACCAATGACATGGCAGGCT GCTGTTTTGCATGCTGGTGTGGTCCCTGCCATGCCTGTTTACATTCAAGGGAGTACGGAGAGTGTCTTTGTCTACCTCTGCTGGACATGTTTGGATTTGTCCCACCAATCACAATGTCCATGAGGGTGTCTATGCGCCAGCGCTACGGCATAAAG GGCACCTTCTGTAATGACTGTGTGCATGCCACCTGCTGTAGAGCCTGTGTCTGGTGTCAAATGTCCAGGGAGATGAAGGGACGCAAGATCCCTGTTGTCCTGACCAGGGCAAGGAACACAATGTTACCATAG
- the LOC105024607 gene encoding protein PLANT CADMIUM RESISTANCE 10: MAQNIIVHQQLVPWSSGLFGCFEDMKSCCYGFWCCPCLACSTTGEFGESPCLPLVDFIGPAFAVAFGVPVCVPPASLAMRVAIRHKYKIKGNLCWDILASCFCIWCSWCQMAREVKEHNKGCVYTNVQPMALQGQPSVITIENNMSCVVNQPASGMVGGNNMIMTTEPYSMAGPPHMMPYALPGYSSTMVPDVSEHMTTVSTQPKKC; this comes from the exons ATGGCACAAAACATCATAGTCCATCAGCAGCTGGTACCTTGGAGCAGTGGCCTTTTCGGCTGCTTTGAGGATATGAAATCCT gttgCTATGGTTTCTGGTGCTGCCCTTGCCTGGCCTGCTCCACCACGGGAGAGTTTGGAGAGAGTCCGTGTCTGCCCTTAGTGGATTTTATCGGTCCTGCTTTTGCTGTTGCCTTTggggtgcctgtgtgtgtgccacCTGCAAGTCTTGCCATGCGGGTTGCCATACGCCACAAATACAAAATCAAG GGTAACCTCTGTTGGGACATCTTGGCATCCTGCTTCTGTATCTGGTGCTCATGGTGTCAGATGGCCAGGGAGGTCAAAGAGCACAACAAGGGCTGTGTTTACACAAACGTGCAACCTATGGCCTTACAAGGACAGCCTTCAGTCATAACCATAGAAAATAACATGTCTTGTGTGGTCAACCAACCAGCTTCTGGTATGGTTGGAGGGAATAATATGATAATGACCACTGAGCCATATTCCATGGCCGGCCCTCCACATATGATGCCTTATGCTCTACCTGGCTATAGCTCTACTATGGTTCCCGACGTGTCTGAGCACATGACCACTGTCTCCACCCAACCAAAGAAATGCTAA
- the ugt5g2 gene encoding UDP glucuronosyltransferase 5 family, polypeptide G2, with the protein MDIFTRETLPTGCIRRGRKRLTLNYIIKVREMPGHVQRALVLPIFVRLLLLTSLLFLTPPLHCHGSRILVFPVDGSHWVNMEVLVKELHGRGHQMTVIRQSDSWFVREHAPHYTAVTVQLGETALDRNLFEQAVRNVLEGRRMGRVVGTLVQIREMFSILRIVHRATSTVLSIMLEDRVLMTQLKDSSFDLMLTDPGLPAGTILAHYLNLPTVYNVRWMSFGEGHFSIAPSPISYVPVPGSGLTDDMGLLQRTQNLMHYIINLLQERMLVLPIYRDVLDQHFPPGTDLLSLQWSADIWLMRADFVFEFPRPTMPNVVYIGGFQCRPAKPLPGELEVFMESSGQQGVVVMSLGTLISALPKEVTEAIAAAFTQLPQKVVWRFVGERPSALGNNTLLLDWLPQNDLLGHPKTRAFVAHGGTNGIYEAIYHGIPVLGLPLLFDQQDNLIRLQARGAARVLDAATLTEWEFLEALQDILNDPSYKSSMERLSSLHRDTSLHPLVRAAFWVEYVIRNKGASHLRTEAYSMPWYSYYCLDVAAVLLAIPLCSVGALLSFLRLLLKHKSQKTVNQPEKTKVENQTKPGANKAEDTPQLDRKKQKMSFVDKKEKNQRGAKQGKLG; encoded by the exons ATGGACATTTTCACCAGGGAAACTCTACCAACAGGTTGTATCAGAAGAGGAAGAAAGCGCTTGACCCTAAATTATATCATCAAG GTGAGAGAAATGCCAGGGCATGTGCAGAGAGCACTGGTCCTGCCCATCTTTGTCCGGCTCCTCCTTCTAACGTCGCTCCTCTTTCTCACACCGCCGCTTCATTGCCATGGCAGTAGGATCCTGGTGTTCCCTGTGGATGGCAGCCACTGGGTCAACATGGAGGTGCTGGTAAAAGAACTCCATGGGCGTGGCCACCAGATGACGGTAATCCGTCAGTCTGACAGCTGGTTCGTCAGGGAGCACGCACCACATTACACCGCTGTAACGGTGCAGCTTGGGGAGACAGCGTTAGACCGCAACCTGTTTGAGCAGGCCGTACGCAACGTCCTGGAGGGTCGAAGGATGGGTCGGGTGGTGGGGACCCTGGTCCAGATCAGAGAGATGTTCTCTATTCTGAGAATTGTTCACAGAGCCACTAGCACCGTGCTCTCAATCATGCTGGAGGACCGGGTCCTTATGACACAGCTCAAGGACTCAAGCTTTGACCTCATGCTCACAGACCCTGGCCTGCCTGCTGGTACCATCTTAGCGCATTACCTCAACCTGCCCACGGTCTACAACGTACGTTGGATGAGCTTTGGAGAGGGCCATTTCTCCATCGCCCCGTCTCCCATCTCTTATGTGCCCGTACCAGGCTCTGGGCTCACGGACGACATGGGTCTCCTCCAGAGGACGCAGAACCTCATGCATTACATCATCAACCTCCTCCAGGAGCGCATGTTGGTCCTGCCGATTTACAGGGATGTCCTGGATCAACATTTTCCCCCGGGGACTGACCTGCTGAGCCTGCAGTGGTCAGCCGACATCTGGCTGATGAGGGCGGACTTTGTGTTTGAGTTCCCGCGGCCCACTATGCCCAACGTGGTCTACATCGGGGGGTTCCAGTGTCGACCGGCCAAGCCGCTGCCTGGGGAGCTGGAGGTCTTCATGGAAAGCTCTGGGCAACAGGGGGTGGTGGTGATGTCCCTGGGAACGCTGATCTCTGCTCTGCCCAAGGAGGTCACCGAGGCAATCGCTGCCGCCTTCACCCAACTGCCACAGAAGGTGGTGTGGAGATTCGTTGGAGAAAGACCTTCCGCGCTGGGTAACAACACCCTTCTGCTGGACTGGCTCCCCCAGAACGACCTCCTGGGACACCCGAAGACCCGTGCCTTTGTGGCTCATGGAGGCACCAATGGTATCTACGAGGCAATctaccatggtatccctgtgcTGGGCCTGCCTCTGCTGTTTGACCAGCAGGACAACCTTATACGTCTGCAAGCCAGGGGGGCTGCCCGGGTGCTGGATGCAGCCACTCTCACAGAGTGGGAGTTCCTGGAGGCTCTGCAGGACATTCTCAACGACCCCTCTTACAAGAGCAGCATGGAAAGACTTTCAAGTTTACATAGAGACACGTCTCTGCATCCACTGGTTCGTGCAGCCTTCTGGGTGGAGTATGTGATCCGAAACAAAGGAGCATCCCACCTCCGCACTGAAGCCTACAGCATGCCCTGGTATTCCTACTACTGCCTTGATGTGGCGGCTGTACTGCTGGCCATTCCATTGTGTTCTGTAGGGGCTCTGCTCTCCTTCCTCAGACTGCTGCTCAAACACAAGTCCCAGAAGACAGTTAACCAACCTGAGAAGACAAAGGTAGAGAACCAGACGAAACCTGGTGCAAACAAAGCAGAAGACACACCTCAACTAGAcaggaaaaaacagaaaatgtccttTGTAgataagaaagagaaaaaccaGAGAGGAGCAAAGCAAGGTAAACTGGGATAA